TTGCATACCTCTTAAGACTTGTAATTACAATATAGTATGAGTAAGGAAAAGGTTGTGGAGAAAGAAAAGAAAGAGAAAAGGTGGTATATTGTTCACACCTACTCTGGTATGGAAGAGAGGGTTAAGAAAAACCTCGAGCAGAGGATAGAGACCTATTCTATGCAGAACAAGATTTTCAGAGTAGAAGTTCCTGTGGACTGGAAGGTAAAACTCAAAGATGGAAAGAGACAGATTGTTCCAGAAAAGGTATATCCAGGTTACATACTTGTGGAAATGATAATGGATGATGAGTCATGGTATATAGTTAGAAACACTCCAGGTGTTCTTGGTTTTGTTGGTGGTGGAGGAAAACCCATTCCACTCACTGAAGAGGAAGTAAGAGAGGTAATGGATAGAATTGGAATAGAGGAGGCAAAGGCACAACTTACCTTCTCTGTAGGAGATACTGTTAAGGTTATAGGTGGACCTTTTGATCAGATGATAGGCAAGGTGGAAGAGATATTTGAGGATAAGGAAAAAGCCATAGTGAGATTGTCAATCTTTGGCAGAGATATACCTGTTGAGATTGACTTTGTACACTTAGAGAAGATATAATAAGGAGGTATTATGGCTAAAAAAGTTGAGGCAATAATAAAATTACAGATTCCTGCTGGAAAGGCAACTCCTGCGCCTCCAATAGGTCCTGCCCTTGGACAGAAGGGTGTAAACATCATGCAGTTCTGTAATGAATTTAACAAAAAGACAAAGGACCAGGATGGAATTCTTATTCCAGTTGTTATAACTGTATATACAGATAAGTCATTCACTTTTGAAATAAAGACTCCACCAGTTTCTGCACTTATAAAGAAGGCATTGAAGATTGAAAAGGGATCAGGTGAACCGAACAAGGTTAAGGTTGGAAGACTATCAAAGAAACAAGTTGAAGAAATTGCAAAGAAGAAGATGAAGGATCTCAATGCTGGGTCACTTGAGGCAGCTATGAGAATAGTTGAAGGAACTGCGAGAAGCATGGGTGTTGAGGTTGAAAGGTAGGTGAGAAAGATGGGAAAAAGATACGAGGCGCTTTTAGAGAAGATTGAGAAAGGGAAAAAGTATACCCTTGATGAAGCGATAAAACTTGTAAAAGAACTTAAATCTGCCAAATTTGACGAGAGTGTGGAGGTTCACATTCAGTTAGGAGTGGATCCCAAGAAATCTGATCAGAATGTCAGAGGTTCTGTTCTTCTTCCACATGGAGTTGGTAAGACAAAGAGAGTTCTCGCCTTTGCTAAAGGTGAGAAGGCTAAGGAGGCAAAAGAAGCTGGTGCAGATTATATTGGTGATCAGGAGACCATAAAGAAGATTCAGAATGGATGGCTTGACTTTGATGCTGTTGTAGCCACTCCAGATATGATGCCCATGGTTTCAAAGTTAGGAAGGATCCTTGGACCAAGAGGACTTATGCCAAATGCCAAAGCTGGAACAGTATCTATGGACATTGGAAGAGTTGTTCAGGAGATTAAAAAAGGAAAAATTGAATTTAAGATGGATAAACTTGGAAACATTCATGTTTCCATAGGTAAAGTGAGTTTCCCTGAAGAGAAACTCAAAGAGAATCTTGTTGCACTGCTTGAAGCTTTACTTAAAGCGAAGCCAGCTACAGTGAGGGGCCAGTTTATAAAGTCCATCTACCTTTCTCCAACAATGGGTCCCTCAGTAAAACTTGATGTTCAAAAGGTTTTAAACGAAATTAAAAAAGTTGCCTGAGAAAGTGGGTGCTTTTTAAAAGCTTAATGATGTTTTCGCCCACCGAGGCAAGAGAAATTGGGAAAAGAGGTTTCTTCTTGTCCTTCGGTGGAAGGATATTTTAATTTTAGGAGGCAGTTATGATAACAAGGGAAAGAAAGAGAGAACTTCTAAAGGAACTTCAAGAGAAGGCAGAAAAAGCAAAGCTTATGCTCTTTACAACCTTCAGTGGAATCACTGTGCCAGAGATCTCTAACTTAAGGCGTAGCATTAAAGAAAATGGAGGAGAACTCAAAGTTTATAGAAACACTCTTTTAAAGATGGGACTTACGGAAAAAGGATTTGAAGTGGATGATGAGATTTTTACCGGTCCTACAGCAGTTGTCTTTGGATATGAAGACCCATTCCCTGTTATGAAAGTGGTAAATGATTTTCAGAAATCGCACAGGAGAAACTTTGATATAAAGGGTGGACTCCTTGGAACACTTAAATTGACCAAGAGTGATATAAAGGAACTTTCATCACTATCTTCTATGCAGGAACTTTATGGAAAACTTGTCTGGGGAATGAAAGCTCCTCTTGCAAGGCTTGTTTTTGCCCTTAAGTATCCTGCCATGAAATTGATCTTTGTCTTAAATCAGATAAAAGATAAAAAAGCATAAAAGGAGGAAGGAATGACTAAAGAAGAAATTTTAGAAGCAATTGAAAAGATGAGCGTAACTGATCTTGTGGAGTTGGTAAAAGCTCTTGAGGAGAAATTTGGTGTATCTGGAATGCCAATGGCAATGCCAGTTGCTGGTGGTGGTGGTCAGCAGGCAGCACAGGAGGAAGAAAAAACCACCTTTGACGTTGTTTTAACCAGTGTTGGTCAGGCAAAGATTCAGGTCATTAAAGTTCTCCGTGAGATCCTTGGTGTCTCCCTCAAGGAGGCAAATGAACTGTGCAAAGATGTTCCTAAAACTGTAAAGAAGGGAGTAAGCCAGGAAGAGGCAGAGGAAATTAAGAATAAACTCTCCGCTGTAGGTGCTACAGTGGAGATTAAATAGAACCCCGATTTATCGGGGTTCTTTCCCTTTTAAACTGGAGACAATATGGAGATAAAAGAAGTTAAAAACTTCAATAAATTTTTATTTCAGCCTGAGATTCCCGATTTACTTGAATTCCAGAAGGAATCTTTTTTTAGATTTATAAACGAGAAAATACCGAAACTCCTTGAAGAAATCTCACCAGTTGAGACCCCAAAGGCGGAACTTGAATTTTTTGATCCAAAAGTTATTCCACCAGAGCTTTCAGTTGAGGAGTGTAAAGAGAGAAAACTCACATACTCAGGGAATCTCAAGGCAAAGGTGAGAATTATAAATAAAAAGAGTGGAGAGATAAAAGAGCAGGAGGTTTTCTTAGGAGAGATTCCATATATTACACCTCATGGTTCTTTTATATTTAATGGAGCAGAGAGAGTGGTTGTTTCTCAGCTTATAAGGGCACCAGGAGTATATTTTACCACTCCATCATCTGCTCATTCTGGAAGAGTCCTCTTTGAAGCAAGGTTAATTCCAGAAAGGGGAACTTGGTTTATCTTTGAGATTGAAACAAGTGGAACAATCGTTGTAAGGCTAAATAAAGGTTCAAGGAAACTCTACTTCCCCACTGTTTTAAGAGTCTTTAAAGAACTTACAGATGATGAAATCCTCGAGATGTTTAAAGAGAAGAGAAAAATAAAAGTAGGTGTGCTTGATGCAGATAGATTTATTCCAGCCACCTTTGCTGAAAATATATTTGATCCAGAGACAGGAGAGATTATCTACAAAGAGGGAGAGGAGATTACTCAGAAAAAACTTGATTACATAGCTTCCCTTGGTATTCACTATGTTGAAATATACAAGGAGATGGTGGATCCAATCATAATTAAGACCGTTGAAAAGGATCCAAACAAGACCCAGAAGGATGCAATAATTGAAATCTACAGGAAGTTGAGACCTGGTGAGAGGATAACCTTTGAGTCAGCCAAGAATCTTATAAATCTCATGTTCTTTGATAAAAAGAGGAACTTCCTTTCAGATGTTGGAAGACACAAAATAAATCAGAAGTTTGGCCTCAATCTCAAGGATAACATAGTAACCTTTGATGATCTTGTGGCGATAATAAAACATGCTGTGAAGATAAAAAATAAAGAGGCAGAACTTGATAACATAGATCATCTTGGAAACAGACATGTGAGAGGAGTAGGAGAACTCCTCGAAGTAAATATGAGGTTTGGTTTGTTGAGAATGGTTAAAGTTGCCAAAGGTAGAATCAGTACATATTCAGAGGATAGATACACAGCACAGCATCTTGTAAATTCAAAACCAATAACGGCAGCTCTCCAGAGTTTCTTCGGAACAGGACAACTTTCCCAATTTATGGAGCAGACAAATCCTCTCTCTTCTCTTACTCACAAGAGAAGACTCTCCTCTATGGGACCAGGCGGTTTGACCAGAGAGACTGCAGGACTTGAAGTGAGAGATATTCACTCATCACACTACGGTAGAATCTGTCCTATAGAGACTCCTGAAGGGCAGAATATTGGACTCATAAACTCCCTTACAGTATTTTCTAAGATAAATGAGTATGGATTCATAACGACTCCATACAGAAGGGTGAAGAATGGGAAGATAACTGAAGAGATTGTGTATCTTGAAGCTGGTGAGGAAGAAAAGTACTACATAGCACAGGCAAACACACCTGTTAATAAGAAAGGTGAACTTCTTAAAGATGACAAAGGCAATCTCTTAAATGATGGGATAGCTCTTGGTAGACATCAGGGAAGTATCGTTGAGATACCTCTTGAAAAGATTGATTTCATTGAAGTTTCACCACTTCAGGTGTTTTCTGTTTCAGCATCTCTCATTCCATTCCTTGAGCATGACGATGCAAACAGAGCTTTGATGGGATGTAATATGCAGAGACAGGCAGTTCCTCTACTCTTTCCAGAGGTTCCACTTGTGGGAACTGGAATGGAAAAGGTTGTTTCAAGACACGACCCAAGTGTTGTAATATCTGAGATAGATGGTAAAGTGGAGGAGGTTTCATCTGATAGGATTGTTGTTCGTGGTAGCAAAGAGAGAAAGATATACAAACTCAAGAAATTTGAAAGGTCAAATCAGGACACATGTATAAACTCAAGACCCATAGTTAAAAAGGGAGAGAAGGTAAAGAAGGGCCAGATCATTGCAGATGGACAGGCAATAAAGGATGGAATACTGTCTCTTGGAAGAAATCTCCTTGTTGCATATCTTCCATGGAGAGGGTACAACTATCAAGATGCAATTCTTATAAGTGAAAGATTGGTAAAGGATGATGTGTATACATCTATTCATATAAAGGAGTATGTGACCACTGTAAGAGATACCCGTGCAGGTCCTGAGATATTAACCCGTGATATTCCTAATGTTGATGAAGTTGATTTAAGAAATCTTGATGAAGATGGAATAATAAGGATAGGCGCAGAGGTAAAAGCTGGAGATATACTCGTTGGAAAACTTGCTCCAAAGACAGAGGTTGATACCTCTCCTGAATCAAAGATCTGGAGAGCAATGTTTGGTGAGAAGGGGAGAGATGTTATAGATGTCTCCCTGAGACTCCCACCCGGTGAATTTGGAACTGTGATAATGACAAGAGTCTACTCAAGAGACAAAGGTGATGAACTTCCCATTGGAATAAATAAACTTGTTAAGGTTCTTGTGGCACAGAAGAGAAAGATAATGGTTGGAGACAAGATGGCTGGTAGACACGGAAATAAAGGAGTTGTTGCAGCAATACTACCTGAAGAGGATATGCCTTTTAGAAGCGATGGAACACCAATAGACATAGTTCTCTCTCCACTCTCTGTTCCATCAAGAATGAATATAGGACAGGTTCTTGAAGCCATGCTTGGACTTGTTGCATACAAAATGGGATTCAGAGCAGAGGTTCCAATTTTCTCTTCTTTGAGCGAGAAAGATATAGAAAAGATGCTCAAGAGAGCTGGTTTTAATGTAAACAGCAAAGAGATCCTGTACGATGGATACACAGGTGAACCATTCCTTGCCCCTGCCCTTGTTGGATACACATACTTCATGAAACTGAACCACCTTGTCCTTGATAAAGTTCACGCAAGATCTACTGGGACCTACTCCCTTGTTACCCAGCAACCTCTTGGAGGAAAATCCCAATTTGGAGGCCAGAGACTCGGTGAGATGGAGGTCTGGGCTCTTGAGGGTTATGGAGCAGCACATCTGATTCAGGAAATGCTTACAGTGAAATCCGATGATATAGAGGGAAGAAGGAAGGCATACGAAGCTATAGTGAAGGGAAGAGATATAGAAGAGGTTGGAATACCTGAGTCCTTTAAGGTTCTAATTAGAGAACTCAAGGGACTTGGTATTTCAGTAAAAACAATTCCTCCTATAGAGAAAAAAGAGGAGAAAAAGGAGATAAAATTCTTTCTTCCAACAAGAAGAAAAAAAACTAAGAAAAAAGAGGTGAATCAATGAAAACATTAGAACCCTCTAAAATTAGAAATGTTTCTTTTGTATCTCACAGTGGAGCTGGAAAGACAAGTCTTGTTGAGTCTATGCTTTTTGTTTCAAAGGCGATAGATAAAAAGGGAAGCACTGATAAGGGAAACACTGTCTCTGATTTTGAGCCAGAGGAGATAAAAAGGCAGATAAGTATCTCCACATCACTAATTCCCATATTCTGGAAGGATCACAAGATAAATATACTTGATACCCCTGGATTCCTTGAGTTTTTTGCAGAGGTTAGGGGTGCATTAAGGGTTTCAGAAGCTGCCGTTGTTCTTGTGGATGCCTCTTCAGGTGTTGAAGTTGGAACTGAAAGGGTCTGGGAGTTTGTAAAGGAAGAGGAGATTCCTGCATGTTTTGTTGTAAGCAGAATGGATAGAGAGAATGCAAACTTTGAAAAAGCACTTACCAGTATCAGGGATTTCTTTGGTTCAGACGCTGTTCCCCTCATTCTTCCCATTGGTCAAGGGCAGAGCTTTAAAGGTGTTATAAACCTTCTTACAGGAAAGGCAAAGATATTTGAAGGTGGAAATGTAAAGGAAGTGGATATTCCTGATTCTGAGAAGGAAAAGTTTGAAATGTACAAGAATGAGCTTGTAGAGAAAATAGCAGAGAATGATGAGGAGTTGTTGGATAAGTATCTCAATGAAGGAGACCTTTCTCCTGATGATATAAAGAAGGGTCTAAAGGAGGGAATAAAGAATAGGATGATATTCCCTGTTCTTGTTTCTTCCTCCGTATCTGATATAGGAACAGAGGAGATTCTTGATTTTATCGTTGATGAATTTCCCTCACCATATCTTAATGAGAAACGCTACGGTAAGAAGCCCAATTCAGGTGAGGTTGTTGTTGATAGCATTGATCCAGAAAAGCCCTTCTCTGGTCTTGTATTTAAGACATTTACTGATCCATTTGTGGGAAGAATTAACTTTGTAAAGGTTTACACTGGAAAACTGACAAGTGATATGAAGGTACTCAATGTGGATAAGGGTAAAGAGGAAAGGGTTTCAAATCTCTTCTTCATAAGGGGAAAGAATCAGGAGAAAACAGACAAGATTCTTGCAGGAGATATGGGAGTTATTGCAAAACTCAACCATACCCTTACAGGAGATACCCTTTGTGATTCCAACTTTAAGGTGAAGTATGATTGGTTGAAGTATCCTGAGCCAGTCCTTTCATATGCAGTGGAACCAAAGAGAAAGGAAGATGAGGATAGATTGAGTACAGCAATATTCAAACTCACCGCAGATGACCCCACTTTTATTGTTGAAAGAAACGATGTAAC
The Caldisericia bacterium DNA segment above includes these coding regions:
- the nusG gene encoding transcription termination/antitermination factor NusG; its protein translation is MSKEKVVEKEKKEKRWYIVHTYSGMEERVKKNLEQRIETYSMQNKIFRVEVPVDWKVKLKDGKRQIVPEKVYPGYILVEMIMDDESWYIVRNTPGVLGFVGGGGKPIPLTEEEVREVMDRIGIEEAKAQLTFSVGDTVKVIGGPFDQMIGKVEEIFEDKEKAIVRLSIFGRDIPVEIDFVHLEKI
- a CDS encoding 50S ribosomal protein L10; translated protein: MITRERKRELLKELQEKAEKAKLMLFTTFSGITVPEISNLRRSIKENGGELKVYRNTLLKMGLTEKGFEVDDEIFTGPTAVVFGYEDPFPVMKVVNDFQKSHRRNFDIKGGLLGTLKLTKSDIKELSSLSSMQELYGKLVWGMKAPLARLVFALKYPAMKLIFVLNQIKDKKA
- the fusA gene encoding elongation factor G — encoded protein: MKTLEPSKIRNVSFVSHSGAGKTSLVESMLFVSKAIDKKGSTDKGNTVSDFEPEEIKRQISISTSLIPIFWKDHKINILDTPGFLEFFAEVRGALRVSEAAVVLVDASSGVEVGTERVWEFVKEEEIPACFVVSRMDRENANFEKALTSIRDFFGSDAVPLILPIGQGQSFKGVINLLTGKAKIFEGGNVKEVDIPDSEKEKFEMYKNELVEKIAENDEELLDKYLNEGDLSPDDIKKGLKEGIKNRMIFPVLVSSSVSDIGTEEILDFIVDEFPSPYLNEKRYGKKPNSGEVVVDSIDPEKPFSGLVFKTFTDPFVGRINFVKVYTGKLTSDMKVLNVDKGKEERVSNLFFIRGKNQEKTDKILAGDMGVIAKLNHTLTGDTLCDSNFKVKYDWLKYPEPVLSYAVEPKRKEDEDRLSTAIFKLTADDPTFIVERNDVTKQLLIKGMGATHLQVMVEKLARKFGVEVTLTKPEIAYKETIKGTAKAEGKYKKQTGGHGQYGHCFIEISPLERGKEFEFVDKIFGGAIPKQYIPAVEKGIRETMKEGILAGYPVVDVKVVLYDGSYHPVDSSELAFKIAASMAFKKAMAEAKPVLLEPVLEVEIRVPEQFLGDIISDLNTRRGKILGMDSEKGISIVRAFVPEAEMLTYGLDLASLTQGRGYFTARFAKYEEVPARIAEEIIKRRKREEGKE
- a CDS encoding DNA-directed RNA polymerase subunit beta gives rise to the protein MEIKEVKNFNKFLFQPEIPDLLEFQKESFFRFINEKIPKLLEEISPVETPKAELEFFDPKVIPPELSVEECKERKLTYSGNLKAKVRIINKKSGEIKEQEVFLGEIPYITPHGSFIFNGAERVVVSQLIRAPGVYFTTPSSAHSGRVLFEARLIPERGTWFIFEIETSGTIVVRLNKGSRKLYFPTVLRVFKELTDDEILEMFKEKRKIKVGVLDADRFIPATFAENIFDPETGEIIYKEGEEITQKKLDYIASLGIHYVEIYKEMVDPIIIKTVEKDPNKTQKDAIIEIYRKLRPGERITFESAKNLINLMFFDKKRNFLSDVGRHKINQKFGLNLKDNIVTFDDLVAIIKHAVKIKNKEAELDNIDHLGNRHVRGVGELLEVNMRFGLLRMVKVAKGRISTYSEDRYTAQHLVNSKPITAALQSFFGTGQLSQFMEQTNPLSSLTHKRRLSSMGPGGLTRETAGLEVRDIHSSHYGRICPIETPEGQNIGLINSLTVFSKINEYGFITTPYRRVKNGKITEEIVYLEAGEEEKYYIAQANTPVNKKGELLKDDKGNLLNDGIALGRHQGSIVEIPLEKIDFIEVSPLQVFSVSASLIPFLEHDDANRALMGCNMQRQAVPLLFPEVPLVGTGMEKVVSRHDPSVVISEIDGKVEEVSSDRIVVRGSKERKIYKLKKFERSNQDTCINSRPIVKKGEKVKKGQIIADGQAIKDGILSLGRNLLVAYLPWRGYNYQDAILISERLVKDDVYTSIHIKEYVTTVRDTRAGPEILTRDIPNVDEVDLRNLDEDGIIRIGAEVKAGDILVGKLAPKTEVDTSPESKIWRAMFGEKGRDVIDVSLRLPPGEFGTVIMTRVYSRDKGDELPIGINKLVKVLVAQKRKIMVGDKMAGRHGNKGVVAAILPEEDMPFRSDGTPIDIVLSPLSVPSRMNIGQVLEAMLGLVAYKMGFRAEVPIFSSLSEKDIEKMLKRAGFNVNSKEILYDGYTGEPFLAPALVGYTYFMKLNHLVLDKVHARSTGTYSLVTQQPLGGKSQFGGQRLGEMEVWALEGYGAAHLIQEMLTVKSDDIEGRRKAYEAIVKGRDIEEVGIPESFKVLIRELKGLGISVKTIPPIEKKEEKKEIKFFLPTRRKKTKKKEVNQ
- a CDS encoding 50S ribosomal protein L1, which encodes MRKMGKRYEALLEKIEKGKKYTLDEAIKLVKELKSAKFDESVEVHIQLGVDPKKSDQNVRGSVLLPHGVGKTKRVLAFAKGEKAKEAKEAGADYIGDQETIKKIQNGWLDFDAVVATPDMMPMVSKLGRILGPRGLMPNAKAGTVSMDIGRVVQEIKKGKIEFKMDKLGNIHVSIGKVSFPEEKLKENLVALLEALLKAKPATVRGQFIKSIYLSPTMGPSVKLDVQKVLNEIKKVA
- the rplK gene encoding 50S ribosomal protein L11, whose amino-acid sequence is MAKKVEAIIKLQIPAGKATPAPPIGPALGQKGVNIMQFCNEFNKKTKDQDGILIPVVITVYTDKSFTFEIKTPPVSALIKKALKIEKGSGEPNKVKVGRLSKKQVEEIAKKKMKDLNAGSLEAAMRIVEGTARSMGVEVER
- the rplL gene encoding 50S ribosomal protein L7/L12; amino-acid sequence: MTKEEILEAIEKMSVTDLVELVKALEEKFGVSGMPMAMPVAGGGGQQAAQEEEKTTFDVVLTSVGQAKIQVIKVLREILGVSLKEANELCKDVPKTVKKGVSQEEAEEIKNKLSAVGATVEIK